In one window of Ptiloglossa arizonensis isolate GNS036 chromosome 5, iyPtiAriz1_principal, whole genome shotgun sequence DNA:
- the LOC143146612 gene encoding uncharacterized protein LOC143146612 isoform X1 — protein sequence MLDFEQQANQAQALASLDEDWHLLEDAKMRLEEDLVIRRSRPTMISAKYRAREERRRLLKISAGKLRRIEDPEASLCRSVLINNAVRRLQRENRDEKTRNYGLPVVTYLNDSTKENNVSGNLIVGVTDDEASSRKRLNDDTRNEGISPKRQRHDDLDLQDDVFSDFYILPPTPRLLSHIDEVQEPESPHHHHLVYPEDRLSSVDVRSGTTIINTSTANTTTSNSTTTSASNCCNTVMFPGELDDSGAELTSVTRSNDVGMMEASDVVDPDRICDFSRFADSAKSLEERLVELQSLDEHFDLAKFERNNNQSCGRAFHDIQTFHSLVPGLET from the exons ACGCTAAGATGAGATTGGAGGAGGATCTGGTGATACGTAGGAGCCGACCCACGATGATATCCGCCAAGTATCGCGCGAGAGAAGAACGCCGTCGTCTGTTGAAGATCTCGGCCGGTAAGCTCAGGAGAATCGAGGATCCAGAAGCCAGCCTCTGCCGATCAGTTCTTATAAACAACGCCGTCAGACGACTGCAGCGCGAAAATCGGGACGAAAAGACGAGGAATTACGGTCTTCCGGTGGTCACGTATCTGAACGACTCCACCAAAGAGAATAACGTCTCTGGAAATCTTATCGTCGGCGTGACGGACGACGAGGCGTCCTCGAGGAAAAG ATTGAACGACGACACCAGAAATGAGGGAATCAGCCCCAAACGTCAGAGGCACGATGACCTCGATCTTCAGGATGACGTGTTCAGCGATTTCTACATCCTGCCGCCCACCCCGCGGCTACTCTCTCATATAGACGAGGTCCAGGAGCCGGAATCCCCGCATCATCACCACCTGGTGTACCCGGAGGATCGTCTGAGCTCTGTGGACGTACGATCGGGAACGACGATCATCAACACAAGCACCGCGAACACAACGACCAGCAACAGCACCACCACGTCTGCGAGTAATTGCTGCAACACCGTGATGTTTCCCGGTGAGTTGGACGACTCAGGCGCCGAGTTGACCAGCGTAACGAGATCCAACGACGTGGGCATGATGGAGGCCTCCGATGTGGTCGACCCGGACAGGATCTGCGACTTTTCCAGGTTCGCGGACTCTGCGAAGAGCCTGGAGGAACGTTTGGTCGAGCTTCAGTCGTTGGACGAACACTTCGACCTAGCCAAATTCGAGAGGAACAACAACCAGAGTTGCGGCCGTGCCTTTCACGATATCCAAACCTTCCATAGTCTAGTGCCAGGTTTGGAGACCTAG
- the LOC143146612 gene encoding uncharacterized protein LOC143146612 isoform X2 has translation MRLEEDLVIRRSRPTMISAKYRAREERRRLLKISAGKLRRIEDPEASLCRSVLINNAVRRLQRENRDEKTRNYGLPVVTYLNDSTKENNVSGNLIVGVTDDEASSRKRLNDDTRNEGISPKRQRHDDLDLQDDVFSDFYILPPTPRLLSHIDEVQEPESPHHHHLVYPEDRLSSVDVRSGTTIINTSTANTTTSNSTTTSASNCCNTVMFPGELDDSGAELTSVTRSNDVGMMEASDVVDPDRICDFSRFADSAKSLEERLVELQSLDEHFDLAKFERNNNQSCGRAFHDIQTFHSLVPGLET, from the exons ATGAGATTGGAGGAGGATCTGGTGATACGTAGGAGCCGACCCACGATGATATCCGCCAAGTATCGCGCGAGAGAAGAACGCCGTCGTCTGTTGAAGATCTCGGCCGGTAAGCTCAGGAGAATCGAGGATCCAGAAGCCAGCCTCTGCCGATCAGTTCTTATAAACAACGCCGTCAGACGACTGCAGCGCGAAAATCGGGACGAAAAGACGAGGAATTACGGTCTTCCGGTGGTCACGTATCTGAACGACTCCACCAAAGAGAATAACGTCTCTGGAAATCTTATCGTCGGCGTGACGGACGACGAGGCGTCCTCGAGGAAAAG ATTGAACGACGACACCAGAAATGAGGGAATCAGCCCCAAACGTCAGAGGCACGATGACCTCGATCTTCAGGATGACGTGTTCAGCGATTTCTACATCCTGCCGCCCACCCCGCGGCTACTCTCTCATATAGACGAGGTCCAGGAGCCGGAATCCCCGCATCATCACCACCTGGTGTACCCGGAGGATCGTCTGAGCTCTGTGGACGTACGATCGGGAACGACGATCATCAACACAAGCACCGCGAACACAACGACCAGCAACAGCACCACCACGTCTGCGAGTAATTGCTGCAACACCGTGATGTTTCCCGGTGAGTTGGACGACTCAGGCGCCGAGTTGACCAGCGTAACGAGATCCAACGACGTGGGCATGATGGAGGCCTCCGATGTGGTCGACCCGGACAGGATCTGCGACTTTTCCAGGTTCGCGGACTCTGCGAAGAGCCTGGAGGAACGTTTGGTCGAGCTTCAGTCGTTGGACGAACACTTCGACCTAGCCAAATTCGAGAGGAACAACAACCAGAGTTGCGGCCGTGCCTTTCACGATATCCAAACCTTCCATAGTCTAGTGCCAGGTTTGGAGACCTAG
- the LOC143146617 gene encoding uncharacterized protein LOC143146617 isoform X2, which produces MGINKEWTYFIVSWNRHYRYALPTRLPLACRQQRADGKGDHIIVLKCAQCRKLAVLFEAHYARYKSTVPKNIAQRSCAICYRLRNLYYVNESLATAMKISRSSSATA; this is translated from the exons ATGGGCATAAATAAG GAATGGACCTACTTTATCGTCTCATGGAATAGACACTACAGATACGCTTTACCGACGCGTCTTCCTTTAGCGTGTCGTCAACAGAGGGCAGACGGCAAAGGCGACCATATTATTGTCCTAAAATGTGCCCAATGCAGAAAACTTGCGGTTCTCTTCGAGGCACATTATGCGCGATATAAGTCGACAGTCCCGAAGAATATTGCGCAACGATCTTGCGCGATTTGCTATCGCTTGCGTAATTTATATTATGTAAACGAATCTCTAGCTACCGCGATGAAGATCTCGCGCTCTTCTTCCGCTACTGCGTAG
- the LOC143146617 gene encoding uncharacterized protein LOC143146617 isoform X1, with amino-acid sequence MHLYVFKEWTYFIVSWNRHYRYALPTRLPLACRQQRADGKGDHIIVLKCAQCRKLAVLFEAHYARYKSTVPKNIAQRSCAICYRLRNLYYVNESLATAMKISRSSSATA; translated from the coding sequence ATGCATCTGTATGTATTCAAGGAATGGACCTACTTTATCGTCTCATGGAATAGACACTACAGATACGCTTTACCGACGCGTCTTCCTTTAGCGTGTCGTCAACAGAGGGCAGACGGCAAAGGCGACCATATTATTGTCCTAAAATGTGCCCAATGCAGAAAACTTGCGGTTCTCTTCGAGGCACATTATGCGCGATATAAGTCGACAGTCCCGAAGAATATTGCGCAACGATCTTGCGCGATTTGCTATCGCTTGCGTAATTTATATTATGTAAACGAATCTCTAGCTACCGCGATGAAGATCTCGCGCTCTTCTTCCGCTACTGCGTAG